A genomic stretch from Malus domestica chromosome 15, GDT2T_hap1 includes:
- the LOC103455966 gene encoding protein WEAK CHLOROPLAST MOVEMENT UNDER BLUE LIGHT 1, translating into MEVVKTAEVTPPPESSSSSNRNQQSAGDAPANSEKHDRVESNSPLPTMDNPRLETTLSSSDGRPSLEQNQPLPTDNPASSSSAMENGKLPAAEHASNSTSPEQSQLLPTDTPPSIATVTEKDTEDSSVEGLGPKSVDNVSNSASQEQNQLHPTDTPASASVSTVNKTETDVQGTTAVDSGPKNADKVVQPTTRSLPNIKVSRIAVKQAEAIYSPKSAKLAYVNNVVSSPNAKFASFSARKSVVTDSPKSAKNRGLIDTTAPFESVKEAVSKFGGIVDWKAHRIQTVERRKIVEQELEKAQEEIPEYRKQSEGAENAKVQVLKELDSTKRLVEELKLNLERAQTEEQQAKQDSELAKLRVEEMEQGIADEASVAAKAQLEVAKARHTAAVTELKSVKEELEALYKEYASLVTEKDTAIKKAEEAISASKEVEKTVEELTIELIATKESLEAAHAAHLEAEEQRIGAVMAKEQDSLHWEKELKQAEEELQKLNHQIMSAEDLKSKLNTASALLLDLKSELAAYMESRLKVENGGVLKDGLQEPEKKTHTDIQAAVASAKKELEEVKLNIEKAVAEVNILKVAATSLKSELESEKSALATIRQREGMASVAVASLEADLEKTRSEIALVQMKEKEAREKMIELPKELQQAAQEADQAKVLSEMAGEELRKAREGAEQAKAGASTVESRLLAAQKEIEAARASEKLALAAIKALQESEQARSTNDTDSPAGVTLSVAEYYELSKRAHDAEEQANARVVAASSQIEVAKESELKSLEKLEEVNREMAARKEALKIAMEKAEKAKAGKLGVEQELRKWRAEHEQRRKLGEPAQAATTATKSPRASFEARKESKDFDRAPDSAASEQYSSSPKYGLGSPMEAGPSPPEVKQGKKKKKSFFPRIFMFLARRRAHQNKLNNS; encoded by the exons ATGGAGGTTGTGAAAACTGCAGAAGTAACGCCTCCTCCAGAATCTTCTTCGTCCTCCAACCGTAATCAACAATCCGCCGGGGATGCTCCTGCAAATTCAGAAAAGCATGACAGAGTTGAAAGTAACAGTCCTTTGCCAACGATGGACAACCCTAGATTAGAAACTACACTAAGTTCTTCTGATGGGAGACCCTCTCTGGAACAAAATCAACCACTTCCAACAGATAATCCGGCTTCTAGCTCATCAGCGATGGAAAATGGTAAATTGCCAGCTGCAGAACATGCTTCAAATAGCACATCTCCAGAACAAAGTCAACTTCTTCCAACAGATACCCCACCCTCAATCGCTACAGTCACAGAGAAAGATACGGAGGATAGTTCGGTGGAAGGTCTGGGTCCCAAAAGTGTCGATAATGTTTCAAATAGTGCATCTCAGGAACAAAATCAACTTCATCCAACAGATACTCCAGCGTCAGCCTCAGTAAGTACGGTCAATAAAACAGAGACAGATGTTCAGGGTACCACGGCAGTAGATTCTGGTCCTAAAAATGCTGACAAGGTAGTGCAACCCACAACACGTTCTCTACCCAATATAAAAGTTTCCCGAATTGCTGTTAAACAAGCTGAAGCCATTTATTCTCCTAAGAGTGCTAAGCTGGCATATGTGAACAATGTAGTCTCATCACCCAATGCAAAGTTTGCTAGCTTCTCTGCAAGAAAATCAGTCGTCACTGATTCCCCTAAGAGTGCTAAGAACAGAGGCCTTATTGATACAACTGCACCTTTTGAATCAGTTAAAGAAGCTGTTTCCAAATTTGGAGGAATTGTTGATTGGAAAGCCCATAGAATCCAAACCGTGGAG AGACGCAAGATTGTGGAGCAAGAACTTGAGAAAGCACAGGAGGAGATTCCTGAGTATAGGAAACAATCAGAGGGTGCCGAAAATGCAAAGGTTCAAGTATTGAAGGAGCTGGATAGCACTAAGAGACTCGTAGAAGAATTGAAGCTCAACCTGGAGAGAGCACAAACAGAAGAACAACAGGCAAAACAAGACTCCGAACTTGCCAAACTAAGGGTGGAAGAGATGGAGCAAGGTATAGCTGACGAGGCTAGTGTTGCAGCCAAGGCACAGCTTGAGGTTGCTAAGGCGAGGCATACAGCTGCGGTGACAGAGCTGAAATCCGTTAAAGAGGAGCTGGAAGCGCTGTACAAGGAATATGCTTCTTTAGTCACTGAGAAAGATACAGCCATTAAAAAAGCTGAAGAGGCCATTTCTGCATCCAAGGAAGTGGAGAAAACAGTGGAAGAACTGACGATTGAGCTAATTGCCACAAAGGAGTCATTAGAGGCTGCGCATGCCGCTCATTTGGAAGCTGAGGAACAAAGGATTGGAGCAGTCATGGCCAAGGAACAAGATTCGCTTCATTGGGAGAAGGAGTTAAAGCAGGCAGAAGAGGAGCTTCAGAAACTTAACCACCAAATTATGTCGGCTGAGGATCTCAAGTCAAAACTCAACACAGCCTCAGCCTTACTACttgatttgaaatctgaattaGCTGCATATATGGAATCAAGATTAAAGGTGGAAAATGGAGGAGTCTTGAAAGATGGGCTACAGGAACCAGAGAAGAAAACTCATACCGATATACAAGCAGCAGTTGCTTCTGCAAAGAAGGAGCTGGAGGAAGTGAAGCTCAACATAGAGAAAGCAGTTGCTGAAGTAAATATCTTGAAGGTGGCTGCCACATCATTAAAATCGGAACTTGAAAGTGAGAAGTCAGCTCTTGCCACCATTAGGCAGAGAGAAGGAATGGCATCAGTGGCTGTTGCGTCTCTTGAAGCTGACCTGGAGAAGACTAGGTCGGAAATAGCTCTAGTTCagatgaaggagaaagaagcCAGAGAGAAGATGATTGAGCTGCCCAAAGAATTACAGCAAGCAGCACAAGAGGCTGACCAGGCAAAGGTACTTTCTGAAATGGCTGGTGAAGAGCTGCGCAAGGCAAGGGAAGGAGCAGAGCAAGCAAAGGCTGGAGCAAGTACTGTGGAAAGTAGATTACTCGCGGCGCAAAAGGAAATAGAGGCTGCTAGGGCCTCCGAGAAGTTGGCGTTAGCAGCAATTAAAGCTTTGCAAGAGAGTGAACAAGCCAGAAGCACCAATGATACTGATTCACCCGCTGGGGTAACTCTTTCTGTAGCAGAGTATTATGAGCTCAGCAAACGGGCCCATGATGCAGAAGAACAGGCGAACGCGAGAGTTGTAGCTGCAAGTTCCCAAATCGAGGTGGCCAAGGAGTCTGAGCTCAAAAGCTTGGAAAAGTTGGAAGAAGTTAATCGGGAAATGGCTGCGAGAAAAGAAGCACTCAAGATTGCAATGGAGAAGGCTGAGAAGGCCAAGGCAGGCAAGTTGGGGGTTGAGCAGGAGTTGAGAAAGTGGAGGGCCGAACATGAGCAACGGCGAAAGCTTGGTGAACCTGCTCAGGCAGCAACAACTGCCACTAAAAGCCCGAGGGCCAGTTTTGAGGCAAGGAAAGAATCCAAGGACTTTGACCGCGCACCTGATTCTGCCGCATCTGAGCAATATTCATCAAGCCCCAAGTATGGACTTGGAAGCCCCATGGAAGCTGGTCCATCACCCCCAGAAGTAAAGcagggaaagaagaaaaagaagtcgTTCTTCCCACGGATATTTATGTTCTTGGCCAGAAGAAGGGCGCATCAAAACAAGTTAAATAACTCTTGA